Proteins from one Anastrepha obliqua isolate idAnaObli1 chromosome 2, idAnaObli1_1.0, whole genome shotgun sequence genomic window:
- the LOC129238646 gene encoding trypsin eta-like, with the protein MARWCLKSELLFIATLGALLFVHSATGAQDLDGDKQLGGRIINGTLATLNGTKHQVSIRRRVSDRFYFGSGHICGGSLIEPNVVLSAAHCFVNQDINNGSYRSAADFTVVMGTLDRFQRSPNTLQFDIEQIVYGIDIFNTSTYENDIALVFLNDSVPAGHPTIEAIARARTAVAAGTVCQATGWGRTEKGNLATNLLSVDLPIIDVNECIAESNFAPGLVREGMLCAGYISGEQDACDGDSGGPLVCNTLLTGIVSWGIGCAQPRLPGVYTDVAYWYNWIDNVTESNRKADNSTAGGNSTTGGNSTSPNGNGTSSGNSTGGGGSGGVGGGGGGGAMSNLSHSAVMLVMIVAWTTLMSYFN; encoded by the exons ATGGCGCGCTGGTGTTTAAAAAGCGAACTGCTTTTCATAGCAACTTTGGGCGCTTTACTTTTTGTGCATAGCGCAA CTGGCGCGCAAGACCTTGACGGCGATAAGCAACTTGGCGGTCGAATTATCAATGGCACTTTGGCCACTTTGAATGGCACCAAACATCAAGTGTCGATTAGAAGACGTGTGAGTGATCGCTTCTATTTTGGTAGTGGGCACATTTGCGGTGGTTCATTAATCGAACCGAATGTGGTGCTATCAGCGGCACACTGTTTCGTGAA TCAAGATATCAATAATGGCTCTTATCGTTCGGCCGCTGATTTCACCGTTGTAATGGGCACCTTGGACCGCTTTCAACGCTCACCCAATACACTCCAATTTGACATTGAGCAAATCGTTTACGGCATAGACATATTCAATACGTCCACCTATGAAAATGATATTGCACTGGTGTTTTTGAATGATTCCGTGCCTGCGGGACATCCCACCATAGAGGCCATTGCGAGAGCTCGAACGGCGGTAGCTGCGGGTACCGTCTGCCAGGCGACCGGCTGGGGCCGAACCGAAAAA gGAAATTTGGCAACTAATTTGCTGTCTGTGGATTTGCCCATAATTGATGTCAACGAATGCATAGCGGAAAGTAACTTTGCGCCGGGTCTGGTACGCGAGGGTATGCTCTGTGCCGGCTACATCAGTGGCGAGCAGGATGCCTGTGATGGTGACTCGGGTGGTCCGTTGGTTTGTAATACGCTGCTGACCGGCATTGTATCGTGGGGCATTGGCTGTGCTCAGCCTCGTCTACCTGGCGTTTACACGGATGTCGCCTATTGGTACAACTGGATCGATAATGTAACGGAAAGCAATAGAAAGGCAGACAATAGCACTGCCGGTGGCAACAGCACTACCGGTGGCAACAGCACCAGCCCGAATGGTAACGGCACGTCATCTGGTAATAGCACTGGAGGAGGTGGCAGTGGTGGAGTTGGTGGCGGCGGCGGTGGCGGTGCCATGTCCAACTTGTCGCATTCTGCAGTGATGCTCGTGATGATCGTCGCTTGGACTACACTGATGAGTTATTTCAATTGA